Proteins from a genomic interval of Paenibacillus sp. FSL R5-0623:
- a CDS encoding hemolysin family protein: protein MDGIIALNLFLVAVFIGLTAFFVGAEFAILKVRMSRIDQLISEGNKKAVLAKKVAHNLDYYLSACQLGITITALVLGALGEPTVEKMLHPLFERMEVPAALSTVLSYGIALAIITFLHVVIGELAPKTLAIQFAERMTLLLAPPLYWFGKIMNPFIYALNGAARLLLGIFGVKPAGHDTVHSEEELKLIMAKSYESGEINQTELDYLKNIFAFDERLLQEIMIPRDKIVTLNKEMPLDQIIETLNRHEYTRYPVIANGDQAHFVGFINTKEMLTSVAAGRDFNMETFVHNTPSFSERSPIKDVLIQMQQSRVHIATVKNEAGATVGMVTMEDILEEIVGDIKDEYEHKDLVNPPKRMKLV from the coding sequence TTGGACGGAATAATAGCCTTGAATTTATTTTTAGTAGCCGTATTTATAGGTCTGACAGCCTTTTTCGTTGGAGCCGAATTTGCAATTCTTAAAGTACGGATGTCCCGAATCGATCAATTGATCTCGGAAGGGAACAAAAAGGCAGTACTGGCCAAAAAAGTGGCGCACAACCTGGATTATTATCTGTCGGCATGTCAATTGGGGATTACCATCACGGCGCTGGTATTGGGAGCCTTGGGTGAACCTACCGTTGAGAAAATGCTGCATCCGCTGTTTGAGCGCATGGAAGTGCCGGCGGCATTGTCTACCGTTCTATCCTACGGTATCGCTCTGGCGATCATTACGTTCCTGCACGTGGTTATTGGTGAATTGGCACCAAAAACCCTGGCGATCCAGTTTGCAGAGAGAATGACGTTGTTGTTGGCACCACCACTGTACTGGTTCGGTAAAATCATGAATCCGTTCATTTATGCATTAAATGGAGCTGCTCGTCTGTTGCTTGGCATATTTGGTGTAAAACCTGCCGGGCATGATACCGTTCACTCGGAGGAAGAGCTGAAACTGATTATGGCAAAGAGTTATGAGAGTGGCGAGATCAATCAGACGGAGCTGGACTATCTCAAAAACATTTTTGCTTTTGATGAGCGTCTGCTTCAGGAGATCATGATTCCACGAGATAAAATTGTTACGTTGAATAAGGAAATGCCGCTTGATCAGATCATTGAGACGCTGAATCGACATGAATACACGCGATACCCTGTTATTGCGAATGGGGATCAGGCTCATTTTGTTGGCTTTATTAATACGAAAGAAATGCTGACGAGTGTGGCTGCGGGCAGAGACTTCAATATGGAGACATTTGTTCACAATACACCGAGTTTCTCCGAGCGTTCTCCAATCAAGGATGTACTGATCCAGATGCAGCAAAGCCGTGTACACATTGCAACCGTTAAAAACGAGGCAGGTGCTACGGTAGGTATGGTTACGATGGAGGATATCCTTGAAGAGATTGTCGGAGATATCAAGGATGAATACGAGCATAAAGATTTGGTGAATCCACCAAAAAGAATGAAACTGGTCTAA
- a CDS encoding ring-cleaving dioxygenase → MMFRTTGIHHITAFVDDAQKNVDFYAGVLALRLVKKTINFDAPDVYHLYYGNEQGAPGTIITFFPQQNSRRGVIGSGQTGVTVYAVPVGSLPFWKERLASFDIPYENKTRFGEQYIRFFDKGGLLLELVEREGGQPSNWSFNGVTPEHAIKGFGGAVLFSHVPEKTMDVLVSKLGLEQVGEENGLLRLQASGDIGQIIDIQSTGIQRGIGGAGTVHHIAWRAKDYVEHEQIQQDLEQTGYHPTPVIDRQYFNAVYFREPGGILFELATDPPGFARDEPAESMGERLMLPEWYETQREQIEQLLPRIEVREWKGESKS, encoded by the coding sequence ATTATGTTCAGAACTACAGGAATTCATCATATTACCGCTTTTGTTGACGATGCGCAGAAAAACGTTGATTTTTATGCAGGTGTGTTGGCGCTCAGACTGGTGAAAAAAACAATTAACTTTGATGCACCAGACGTGTATCACTTGTATTACGGGAATGAACAGGGTGCACCGGGCACAATCATTACCTTTTTCCCACAGCAAAATTCAAGAAGAGGTGTCATTGGTTCCGGTCAGACTGGAGTTACCGTATATGCGGTTCCTGTAGGAAGCCTGCCTTTCTGGAAAGAACGTCTTGCTTCCTTCGATATTCCATATGAAAATAAAACCAGATTTGGTGAGCAGTACATTCGTTTCTTCGACAAAGGCGGTCTGCTGCTTGAACTGGTTGAGCGTGAAGGCGGTCAGCCAAGCAACTGGAGTTTCAACGGTGTGACACCGGAGCATGCCATCAAAGGATTTGGCGGAGCTGTATTGTTCAGCCACGTTCCTGAGAAAACCATGGACGTCTTGGTGAGCAAACTGGGTCTGGAGCAAGTCGGTGAAGAGAACGGACTCCTTCGTCTTCAGGCAAGCGGCGATATCGGTCAGATCATCGATATTCAGTCCACAGGCATCCAGCGCGGGATTGGTGGAGCCGGAACGGTCCACCATATTGCATGGCGTGCCAAAGATTACGTGGAGCATGAACAAATCCAGCAGGATCTTGAACAAACCGGGTATCATCCAACGCCAGTCATTGACCGTCAATACTTCAACGCTGTGTATTTCCGGGAGCCGGGTGGTATACTGTTCGAACTGGCTACGGATCCTCCGGGATTTGCACGGGATGAACCAGCAGAGAGCATGGGTGAGAGACTGATGTTGCCTGAATGGTATGAAACACAGCGTGAGCAGATTGAACAATTGTTGCCACGAATTGAAGTACGTGAATGGAAAGGAGAGTCAAAATCATGA
- a CDS encoding alpha/beta hydrolase — MKHIYKAGAQPDAPTILLLHGTGGTENDLIGLAEMIAPGAGILGVRGNVSENGMPRFFRRLAEGIFDEEDLIARTAELGSFVDAAAVEYGFDRSNVYALGYSNGANIAASLIFHQADVFKGAILHHPMVPLRGLELPDLKGLPVFIGAGENDPIVLRRETEELASLLSGAGANVNTHWERQGHQLTRTEAEAAATWFKTQA; from the coding sequence ATGAAACATATCTATAAAGCAGGTGCTCAACCGGATGCGCCAACAATCCTGTTGCTTCATGGCACAGGCGGAACCGAGAACGATCTGATCGGTCTGGCGGAGATGATCGCACCAGGAGCTGGCATACTTGGGGTGCGGGGTAATGTATCGGAGAACGGGATGCCCCGTTTCTTCCGCCGGCTGGCCGAAGGCATTTTTGATGAAGAAGATCTGATTGCCCGTACGGCAGAGCTGGGATCTTTTGTCGATGCAGCTGCGGTGGAATACGGTTTTGATCGGTCCAACGTGTATGCACTGGGTTACTCTAACGGTGCCAACATTGCGGCAAGCCTGATCTTCCATCAAGCAGATGTATTCAAAGGTGCAATTCTGCATCACCCGATGGTACCGCTGCGCGGACTGGAACTGCCGGATCTGAAAGGTCTGCCTGTGTTCATTGGTGCGGGCGAGAACGATCCGATTGTACTAAGACGTGAGACGGAGGAACTTGCTTCGTTGCTGAGCGGTGCAGGTGCCAATGTAAACACACATTGGGAGCGTCAGGGTCATCAGTTGACGCGTACCGAAGCAGAAGCTGCGGCAACTTGGTTTAAGACACAGGCATAA
- a CDS encoding alpha/beta hydrolase — MNPNPSSHTFGSSAFVQTRDGRKLHYMSKGTGDLTVVFESGMGASRSNWGLVAPAIAEHARAVVYDRAGAGRSDVDSAPRSLERIAGDLGELLTALGPGPFILVGHSWGGPIVRAAAATHISRLRGIILVDPSDEHCEMYFSKLTKKSFAINGFLIPIMARTGLYKKLGSKAGSIQPDDVVADHLKEDFTVQAASTMLAEGKTFLDDMAALLKHPPALGDLEVSVISGTKPGKGEAKIRPVLIMAHRQTVSQLSNARWIGADQSGHMVMYTDPQVIINEIVRMINDESSGARTEQK, encoded by the coding sequence ATGAATCCTAACCCTAGCTCACATACGTTTGGTTCAAGTGCGTTTGTTCAGACCCGTGATGGTCGCAAACTACATTATATGTCCAAGGGGACAGGAGACCTGACGGTGGTGTTTGAGTCCGGTATGGGCGCCTCCAGATCAAACTGGGGACTGGTTGCACCAGCCATTGCTGAGCATGCACGTGCAGTCGTGTATGACAGGGCAGGGGCAGGACGAAGTGATGTCGACTCGGCTCCCCGCAGCCTTGAACGCATTGCAGGGGATCTTGGAGAACTGCTGACAGCTCTGGGCCCGGGCCCATTCATTCTGGTTGGACATAGCTGGGGCGGTCCGATTGTACGGGCTGCGGCAGCTACACATATATCTCGATTACGTGGCATTATCCTGGTAGATCCATCAGACGAGCATTGCGAAATGTATTTTTCCAAGCTTACTAAAAAGAGCTTTGCCATTAACGGATTCCTCATTCCAATCATGGCGCGGACTGGCTTATATAAGAAACTTGGCAGCAAAGCTGGAAGTATTCAGCCTGACGATGTGGTAGCGGATCACCTCAAGGAGGATTTCACTGTACAGGCAGCCAGCACGATGCTTGCGGAAGGTAAAACATTTCTGGATGACATGGCAGCGCTACTGAAACATCCTCCGGCTCTGGGTGATCTGGAAGTTAGCGTGATCTCGGGTACAAAACCGGGCAAAGGGGAGGCCAAAATCAGACCCGTCCTTATCATGGCGCATCGCCAGACGGTGAGCCAGCTATCCAATGCGAGATGGATTGGGGCCGATCAATCGGGACATATGGTTATGTATACAGACCCTCAGGTCATTATTAATGAAATTGTACGAATGATAAATGATGAGAGCTCAGGCGCAAGAACAGAACAAAAGTGA
- the ilvA gene encoding threonine ammonia-lyase IlvA has translation MKPVEQEPTGTTSPGRASVGMEDIVRAHHVLREVIVRTPLQRDAVLSAKYNCNVYLKREDLQVVRSFKIRGAYNMIRSLTPAEMEKGIVCASAGNHAQGVAFSCNALGINGKIFMPSTTPNQKVKQVRRFGGSNVEVVLIGDTYDDAYAEAMRACDEQGMTFIHPFDQPKIIAGNGTVAMEIMESLDENADYVFVTIGGGGLAAGVGTYMKTVSPETRIIGVEPLGAASMSEAMFRKQVVTLDDIDKFVDGAAVKRVGDLTFDICSSILDDIVKVPEGKACTTILELYNENAIVVEPAGSLAVAALEQYREQIVGKTVVCVISGGNNDIDRMQEIKERSLIYEGLKYYFMVNFPQRAGALREFLEEVLGKNDDITRFEYTKKHDKENGPALVGIELMYKEDYHPLIERMNRKGIAYTELNKNLNLFNMLI, from the coding sequence ATGAAACCAGTTGAACAAGAACCAACGGGAACCACAAGTCCCGGTCGTGCCAGTGTTGGCATGGAAGATATCGTACGCGCACATCATGTGCTGCGTGAGGTCATTGTAAGAACGCCGTTACAGCGGGATGCTGTATTGTCGGCCAAATATAACTGTAATGTGTATCTGAAAAGGGAAGACCTTCAAGTGGTGCGCTCGTTCAAAATCCGGGGCGCCTATAATATGATTCGCAGTCTGACACCAGCCGAGATGGAGAAGGGTATTGTCTGTGCGAGTGCAGGCAACCATGCTCAAGGTGTCGCATTTAGCTGTAATGCCCTTGGAATTAACGGCAAAATCTTCATGCCGAGTACAACGCCGAACCAGAAGGTGAAGCAGGTCAGACGCTTTGGTGGCAGTAACGTTGAAGTGGTGCTCATCGGGGATACGTATGATGATGCTTATGCAGAAGCGATGCGTGCATGTGACGAACAGGGCATGACGTTCATCCATCCTTTTGATCAACCCAAGATTATTGCAGGTAATGGTACGGTAGCGATGGAAATCATGGAAAGTCTCGATGAGAATGCCGACTATGTTTTCGTGACGATTGGTGGCGGAGGGTTGGCAGCCGGCGTGGGTACCTATATGAAGACCGTAAGTCCGGAGACACGCATCATTGGAGTTGAGCCACTTGGGGCAGCTTCCATGAGTGAGGCGATGTTCCGCAAACAGGTTGTGACGCTGGATGATATAGATAAATTCGTGGATGGCGCAGCGGTGAAACGGGTTGGCGATCTCACCTTTGATATCTGCAGTAGTATACTTGATGACATTGTGAAAGTGCCAGAAGGCAAAGCCTGCACAACTATTCTGGAGCTATATAATGAAAATGCGATTGTTGTCGAGCCTGCCGGTTCCTTGGCTGTTGCGGCGCTTGAGCAATATCGTGAGCAAATTGTGGGCAAGACGGTGGTCTGCGTGATTAGCGGCGGGAACAACGATATCGACCGGATGCAGGAGATCAAGGAACGTTCCCTGATCTATGAAGGTCTGAAGTATTATTTCATGGTTAATTTCCCGCAGCGTGCAGGAGCTTTACGTGAATTCCTGGAGGAAGTTCTAGGGAAGAATGATGATATCACCCGGTTTGAATATACGAAAAAGCATGATAAGGAAAATGGCCCTGCCTTGGTGGGCATCGAGCTGATGTACAAGGAAGATTATCATCCCTTAATTGAACGTATGAACCGCAAAGGTATCGCCTATACCGAACTGAACAAAAATCTAAATCTGTTCAACATGTTAATATGA
- a CDS encoding GNAT family N-acetyltransferase, whose protein sequence is MMKHSSMQSDHQETSPLIRPARIEDADQVIPLLYQAIGDIAYSLAGEADHEKAMHILQAFYVQEDNRISYRHVTVMEQDGLIAGILVAYDGGEADRLDQPILDRPGRSQEEKYALVKETRPGEYYLDTLSVSEAYQGQGIGRALMAAFEQQGRDLGHSQVSLIVERDNGRALMLYERQGYVKDDVIVIAGHEYNHMVKPIQ, encoded by the coding sequence ATGATGAAACATTCCAGTATGCAGTCAGATCACCAAGAAACATCTCCTCTGATCAGACCTGCGCGCATAGAAGATGCAGATCAGGTCATTCCGTTACTGTATCAGGCGATCGGGGACATTGCTTATTCGCTGGCGGGTGAGGCGGATCATGAGAAGGCGATGCATATTTTGCAGGCGTTCTATGTACAGGAAGACAACCGGATTAGCTATCGTCATGTGACAGTGATGGAGCAGGATGGGCTGATTGCGGGGATTCTGGTAGCCTATGATGGCGGAGAAGCAGATCGTCTGGACCAGCCGATTCTGGATCGACCTGGACGAAGCCAGGAAGAGAAGTATGCATTGGTTAAAGAAACCCGTCCGGGGGAGTATTATCTGGATACTCTCTCGGTAAGTGAAGCTTATCAGGGGCAGGGCATCGGCCGGGCACTGATGGCTGCTTTTGAGCAGCAGGGCAGAGATCTGGGTCACTCACAGGTATCCCTAATTGTAGAACGAGACAACGGCCGTGCGCTAATGCTGTACGAACGGCAGGGATATGTCAAAGACGATGTGATTGTCATCGCTGGACACGAGTATAATCATATGGTCAAACCGATTCAATAG